A genomic window from Fibrobacterota bacterium includes:
- a CDS encoding AAA family ATPase: MADLFSHLENAQAGWRLSRLEILNWGTFDGPVWKIAPAGLTSLLTGDNGSGKSTVVDAILTLLVPPARRSYNLASGSEKRKERDESSYVLGAFGQERDETTNRSRVKTHRERATARSVLLAVFENDALKASATLAQSFWYEGETLKKLLFVGERDLSVRSDFLGQATPAELRRSLKSKGHVTDTFRDYQQRFEKIFGLRSEKALALFNQTVSLKAIGSLTAFVREHMLDAGDASVALDRLRESHEDLSRSHEAILTARRQQEILDPLAAKALEMSRAEHLRDEDSRIEAALPRWSAERRIALVGSELDNIRHKRTDVAIRLDPVVRDLAEARSDLASTERDLASDETGRRIHEIEREERSLQMARSDVHARRERLRGILDSLAMALPESDAERSDLLAGSAQARLELDRRRVESTTQRDLLVLEQGERERELDSLRREFDSLRERRTQIPEREIRLRRSIAEAVGCPDEDLPFAGELLRVRETENVWEPAIERLLHGFALRLLVPPRLYRDVRDHVDRTHLGGRLVFHRAEKPRTESRALDAATVGGKLEIKSGTPHRAWLATYLSDKFDHLCCESLDDVPSAAYALTRNGLVRGGESQHEKDDRHRLDDRSRWVLGWTNEEKIKALAASMADRNDAIATLRARRASFDADLDGIRREESLHERLPELLRSWEPIDLESLEARLESLRLEREALSGASDVLALLRERLLVLRRRVEALEDARRTLDKEDGILESRMESLAADLERAREVLASHGPCEPAERERIESEIGRRKALVDLAGLEDLGRKLVDWSRKRQQERSGEIGRLREAIVGAMGDYLRRFPADSADLASRMEYLESFLALHRRVTQDDLPRHEQRFRELLRDSVVREVSLFRNQLEKEERSIRSTMALLNASLARIPYTSRTHLQLLVASVADEEIRSFKADLRDCIGDLGIDDETANEERFLRIRKLLKRLQEEERWRRKVIDVRNWLEFSASELLTESNEEVRHYPDSAGLSGGQKAKLAYTVLASGLAWHFGLEEGEVATRSLRFVVIDEAFSRSDDESSRFCLDLFRKLDLQLLVVTPSDKIHVVEPFIATCHYVWYDRDSDKSQVCDLSLAELHDRRSLARRALRGEVA, translated from the coding sequence ATGGCCGATCTTTTTTCCCATTTGGAAAACGCGCAGGCAGGATGGCGACTGTCCCGACTGGAAATCCTCAATTGGGGAACCTTCGACGGACCCGTCTGGAAGATCGCTCCTGCGGGGCTCACGTCCCTTCTGACCGGCGACAACGGATCCGGAAAATCCACCGTGGTCGATGCGATCCTCACCTTGCTGGTGCCTCCCGCACGGCGAAGCTACAACCTCGCCTCCGGCTCCGAAAAGCGCAAGGAGCGCGACGAATCCAGCTACGTGTTGGGAGCCTTCGGGCAGGAACGCGACGAGACCACCAATCGCTCGCGCGTCAAGACCCACCGCGAACGCGCAACCGCCCGTTCGGTGCTGTTGGCCGTGTTCGAAAACGATGCGCTCAAGGCCAGCGCCACCTTGGCCCAATCGTTTTGGTACGAAGGAGAAACGCTCAAAAAACTCCTGTTCGTGGGCGAGCGCGACCTTTCGGTGCGTAGCGACTTCCTGGGACAGGCCACACCTGCGGAATTGCGGCGGAGCCTCAAATCCAAAGGGCATGTCACCGATACGTTTCGCGACTACCAGCAACGCTTCGAGAAGATCTTCGGGCTCCGGTCCGAAAAGGCCCTGGCCTTGTTCAACCAGACGGTTTCGCTGAAGGCGATCGGGAGCCTCACCGCCTTCGTGCGCGAACACATGCTGGATGCCGGTGACGCGTCGGTGGCACTGGATCGGCTGCGCGAAAGCCACGAAGACCTCTCGCGTTCGCACGAGGCGATCCTGACCGCGCGCCGCCAGCAGGAGATCCTCGATCCACTGGCGGCCAAGGCGCTGGAAATGTCCCGCGCGGAACACCTGCGCGACGAAGACAGCCGCATCGAGGCCGCCTTGCCTCGTTGGAGCGCCGAGCGGCGCATCGCCCTGGTCGGATCCGAATTGGACAATATCCGTCACAAGCGCACAGATGTCGCCATCCGGCTGGATCCGGTGGTCCGCGACCTCGCCGAGGCCCGCTCCGACCTTGCTTCCACCGAACGCGACCTCGCCTCGGACGAAACGGGACGGCGCATCCACGAGATCGAACGCGAGGAGCGATCGCTCCAGATGGCAAGATCCGACGTCCATGCCCGCCGTGAGCGCCTGCGGGGAATCCTGGACAGCCTCGCGATGGCCTTGCCGGAATCCGACGCGGAGCGATCCGACCTGCTCGCCGGATCGGCCCAGGCTCGATTGGAACTGGACCGCCGCCGCGTGGAGTCCACGACCCAGCGCGACCTCCTGGTGCTGGAGCAAGGCGAACGGGAACGGGAGCTGGATTCCTTGCGGCGCGAATTCGATTCGTTGCGCGAGCGGCGCACCCAGATTCCGGAACGGGAGATCCGCCTGCGCCGCAGCATCGCCGAGGCGGTGGGTTGCCCGGACGAAGATCTCCCGTTCGCGGGCGAACTGTTGCGTGTACGCGAGACGGAAAACGTCTGGGAGCCTGCCATCGAGCGATTGCTCCACGGCTTCGCGCTTCGGCTGCTGGTTCCGCCCCGCTTGTACCGCGACGTGCGCGACCATGTGGACCGCACGCACCTGGGCGGACGCCTGGTGTTCCATCGCGCAGAGAAGCCCCGCACCGAATCGCGCGCCCTGGATGCCGCCACGGTCGGCGGCAAACTCGAGATCAAATCCGGCACTCCCCATCGCGCCTGGCTTGCCACCTACCTCTCCGACAAATTCGACCACCTCTGTTGCGAATCGCTGGATGATGTCCCCTCCGCCGCCTATGCCCTCACCAGAAACGGCCTGGTGCGCGGCGGCGAAAGCCAGCACGAGAAAGACGATCGCCACCGCTTGGACGACCGCTCCCGCTGGGTGCTGGGCTGGACCAACGAGGAGAAGATCAAGGCGCTGGCCGCCAGCATGGCGGACAGAAACGACGCCATCGCCACCCTCCGCGCGCGGCGCGCGTCCTTCGACGCCGATCTTGACGGAATCCGTCGCGAAGAATCCCTCCACGAACGCCTCCCCGAACTTTTACGTTCCTGGGAACCGATCGATCTGGAGTCTCTTGAAGCGCGCTTGGAATCATTGAGGCTCGAGCGCGAGGCATTGTCCGGCGCAAGCGATGTGCTCGCCCTGCTGCGCGAACGCCTCCTGGTCCTACGCCGGCGCGTGGAGGCGCTGGAAGACGCCCGTCGCACTTTGGACAAGGAAGACGGCATCCTGGAAAGCCGCATGGAGTCGCTGGCTGCCGACCTGGAACGTGCTCGGGAGGTCCTGGCCTCCCACGGCCCTTGCGAGCCGGCGGAGCGGGAGCGCATCGAGTCGGAAATCGGCCGCCGCAAGGCCCTGGTGGACCTGGCCGGACTGGAAGATCTGGGACGGAAATTGGTCGATTGGTCGCGCAAGCGCCAACAGGAACGCTCGGGCGAAATCGGCCGGCTTCGGGAGGCCATCGTGGGAGCCATGGGCGACTACCTGCGCCGATTCCCCGCCGACAGCGCGGACTTGGCCTCGCGCATGGAATACCTGGAATCCTTCCTGGCCCTGCACCGGCGGGTGACGCAAGACGACCTCCCCCGCCACGAGCAGCGGTTCCGGGAACTTCTGCGCGACAGCGTGGTGCGCGAAGTCAGCCTGTTCCGCAATCAGCTGGAAAAGGAAGAACGCTCGATCCGCTCCACCATGGCCTTGCTCAACGCCTCCCTGGCGCGCATTCCCTACACCTCGCGCACCCATCTGCAGCTTCTGGTCGCGTCGGTCGCGGATGAAGAAATCCGCTCCTTCAAGGCGGATCTGCGCGACTGCATCGGCGATCTGGGAATCGACGACGAGACGGCCAACGAGGAACGATTCCTGCGCATCCGCAAGCTTCTCAAGCGCTTGCAGGAGGAGGAACGCTGGCGTCGCAAGGTGATCGACGTGCGCAATTGGCTGGAATTTTCCGCAAGCGAGCTCCTGACCGAATCCAACGAGGAAGTGCGGCACTATCCCGATTCCGCGGGTCTTTCCGGTGGCCAAAAAGCCAAGCTCGCCTACACCGTGCTCGCCTCCGGACTGGCCTGGCATTTCGGGCTGGAAGAGGGCGAGGTCGCCACGCGCAGTTTGCGTTTCGTGGTCATCGACGAAGCGTTCTCGCGCTCCGACGACGAATCGTCGCGCTTTTGCCTGGACCTTTTCCGCAAGCTGGATCTGCAGCTTCTGGTGGTCACACCTTCCGACAAGATCCACGTGGTGGAGCCGTTCATCGCCACCTGCCACTACGTGTGGTACGACCGCGACTCCGACAAATCGCAGGTCTGCGATCTCTCTTTGGCCGAACTCCACGACCGTCGCTCCCTGGCCCGGCGTGCCCTGCGCGGGGAAGTCGCTTGA
- a CDS encoding DEAD/DEAH box helicase family protein has product MNAPDRNSPCHCGSGRKYKKCCMESDAAKIASKLSEDLKARQEKARKALASAERKVAEAAAIAPPPGHTAPPPRPRQKLENRSSRVSAWLPSWFNDADTLSRIEAMARRAKGKWKDQEGSGRFGGWVQDRGSMPIRVEGSWDPPDLEGSCSECGSQERCVHIAAMARSLEGASLSKEIGPHEEFHPCVPVLAIRRWNFRQGKQVRRHDGARLSFRYGPKEIDEHDKTAMISWAAEAGPVRCPRDRQAEGAMRQRLDELGWKMHDLTGLRKYHDFSLEGILDFLERDAPVLRQEGWVIEIDDDMGLTLIPIDSWSGTWTPGDDGWFGIGLSVSFAGKSIDLVDLCRRILSGSRLDAVLKSLREGQSLTVEVDGGCIRLPPERLLPILSGLAFFLSGEGKGARVSPLMAARLGDFGLGDNSWHGIDRLAELRKKLSGVTAPVAVALPDSVKTSLRPYQQTGLSWLQWLASHGFGGILADDMGLGKTLQTIAHIACEHEAGRMSAPALVVCPTSLTSNWADEFARFAPGLQVLVLHGSDRHERRDQADQAQVVITTYSLLARDEEWLISHPWHMVVFDEAQTLKNARTQARTVARAIQSTHKLALTGTPMENHLGELWSLFDLVVPGLLGTERHFGASVRNRIEKLGDMDLSARLRSVVSPFLLRRTKDAVASELPEKTEIVIHVDLEGKQRDLYETVRAVQDKRLRNLLAAQSLETSSIQILEALLRLRQTCCDPRLLPAEVAKGCRVSAKIDWLARSLPEMVEEGRRILVFSQFTGFLDLAQELLSESAILFLRLDGSTADRGAVVRDFQSGKAPVFLLSLKAGGTGLNLAAADSVIFLDPWWNPAVEAQAMDRAHRIGQTKSVFVYRLVARGTVEEKILSLQTRKAELAASILEGGGAASLRFTPEDLAELMRPLG; this is encoded by the coding sequence ATGAATGCTCCGGACAGGAACTCGCCCTGCCACTGCGGCAGCGGACGGAAGTACAAGAAGTGCTGCATGGAATCGGATGCGGCCAAAATCGCCTCGAAACTCTCCGAAGACCTGAAAGCACGGCAGGAGAAAGCGCGCAAGGCGCTGGCCTCCGCCGAGCGCAAGGTCGCGGAAGCCGCCGCCATTGCGCCACCACCTGGCCACACCGCACCACCTCCGCGACCTCGACAAAAACTGGAAAACCGCTCCTCCCGCGTTTCCGCCTGGCTTCCGTCCTGGTTCAACGATGCCGATACGCTTTCGCGAATCGAGGCGATGGCGAGGAGGGCCAAAGGCAAGTGGAAGGACCAGGAAGGGTCCGGTCGGTTCGGGGGATGGGTGCAGGACAGGGGCAGCATGCCGATTCGCGTGGAGGGATCCTGGGACCCTCCGGATCTGGAGGGATCGTGCAGCGAATGCGGCTCCCAGGAGCGCTGCGTGCACATCGCCGCGATGGCGCGCTCCCTGGAAGGCGCGTCTCTATCGAAAGAGATCGGACCTCACGAAGAATTCCATCCTTGTGTGCCGGTGTTGGCCATCCGCCGTTGGAATTTCCGGCAGGGCAAGCAGGTGCGCCGACATGACGGGGCACGCTTGAGCTTCCGGTACGGCCCCAAGGAGATCGACGAACACGACAAGACCGCCATGATCTCCTGGGCCGCCGAAGCAGGCCCCGTGCGGTGTCCGCGCGATCGGCAAGCGGAAGGTGCCATGCGCCAACGCCTGGACGAGCTGGGCTGGAAGATGCACGACCTCACGGGACTGCGCAAGTACCACGATTTCTCCCTGGAAGGGATCCTGGATTTCCTGGAGCGGGACGCTCCTGTGCTGCGGCAGGAAGGCTGGGTGATCGAGATCGACGACGACATGGGATTGACCTTGATTCCCATCGATTCGTGGTCAGGCACCTGGACTCCCGGAGACGACGGATGGTTCGGCATCGGTCTCTCCGTCTCGTTCGCCGGCAAGAGCATCGATCTTGTCGACCTTTGCCGTCGCATCCTGTCCGGTTCGCGCCTGGATGCGGTCTTGAAGTCCTTGCGAGAGGGACAGTCCCTGACCGTCGAGGTCGACGGAGGCTGCATCCGTCTTCCTCCCGAACGCCTGCTCCCGATCCTTTCCGGTCTTGCCTTTTTCCTGTCCGGCGAAGGAAAGGGCGCACGCGTCTCGCCTCTGATGGCCGCACGCCTGGGAGACTTCGGCCTTGGCGACAATTCCTGGCATGGGATCGATCGCCTCGCCGAACTGCGCAAGAAGCTATCCGGAGTGACCGCTCCCGTCGCCGTCGCGCTCCCCGACTCCGTGAAGACTTCCTTGCGACCTTACCAGCAAACGGGTCTTTCCTGGCTGCAATGGCTCGCCTCCCACGGGTTCGGTGGGATCCTCGCCGACGACATGGGGCTGGGGAAGACTCTCCAGACCATCGCGCACATCGCCTGCGAACACGAGGCAGGGCGGATGTCCGCCCCCGCATTGGTGGTATGCCCCACCTCACTGACCTCCAACTGGGCAGACGAATTCGCGCGCTTCGCACCAGGCTTGCAGGTGCTGGTGCTGCATGGCTCCGATCGCCATGAACGCCGCGACCAAGCCGACCAAGCCCAGGTGGTGATCACCACCTATTCGCTTCTGGCCCGCGACGAGGAATGGCTCATAAGCCACCCCTGGCACATGGTCGTGTTCGATGAAGCCCAGACCCTCAAGAACGCCCGGACACAGGCCCGCACCGTGGCCCGCGCCATCCAATCCACCCACAAGCTCGCCCTCACGGGAACCCCGATGGAAAACCATCTGGGCGAACTTTGGAGCTTGTTCGATCTGGTTGTTCCAGGGCTTTTGGGCACCGAGCGCCACTTCGGGGCTTCGGTTCGCAATCGCATCGAAAAACTGGGCGACATGGACCTGAGCGCGCGCCTGCGCAGCGTCGTGTCGCCGTTTTTGCTGCGGCGCACCAAGGATGCCGTGGCCTCCGAACTCCCAGAGAAGACGGAAATCGTCATCCATGTGGATCTGGAAGGCAAGCAACGCGACCTCTACGAGACGGTGCGCGCCGTGCAGGACAAACGGCTGCGAAACCTGCTTGCCGCCCAGAGCCTGGAAACCTCCTCCATCCAGATCCTGGAGGCGCTGCTGCGCCTGCGTCAGACCTGCTGCGACCCACGCCTCCTTCCCGCCGAGGTCGCCAAGGGATGCCGCGTCTCGGCCAAGATCGATTGGCTGGCTCGATCCTTGCCGGAGATGGTGGAGGAAGGTCGGCGCATCCTGGTGTTCAGCCAGTTCACGGGATTTCTGGACCTCGCGCAGGAGTTGCTGTCAGAATCTGCCATCTTGTTTCTGAGGCTGGACGGATCCACCGCCGACCGAGGCGCCGTCGTGCGCGATTTCCAATCCGGGAAAGCCCCCGTCTTCCTGCTCTCCCTGAAGGCGGGCGGCACCGGCTTGAACCTCGCGGCGGCCGATAGCGTGATTTTCCTGGACCCCTGGTGGAACCCGGCGGTGGAAGCGCAGGCGATGGATCGGGCCCACCGCATCGGCCAAACAAAATCCGTCTTCGTCTACCGCCTGGTGGCCCGCGGCACGGTGGAAGAAAAGATCCTCTCGCTCCAAACCCGCAAGGCCGAACTCGCCGCTTCCATCCTGGAAGGCGGAGGCGCCGCCTCACTTCGTTTCACCCCCGAAGACCTCGCCGAGCTGATGCGTCCGTTGGGGTGA
- a CDS encoding Fic family protein produces MKRGSTGRTVPTIAGGVACQAFVPHPLPPSPGLLIDSGLQARLEEANLALGRLDAVSTLLPDARLFLYSYVRVEAVMSSRIEGTQSSLSDLMLYEMESVPGVPIDDVQEVSCYVKALELGMQRLREGMPLSRRLICQMHAALMTSGRGENRQPGEFRQSQVWLGGHRPDEAVFVPPPAALVPEAFAAMERFLNDADGPTAPLLKAALAHVQFETIHPFLDGNGRLGRLLIGLILAEAGVLREPLLYVSVFLKRHRRTYYELLQDVRTTGDWERWIGFFADAVSQTATQAVGTAQKLSELHRSDKERLAPLGRIAGSAAKVLDALAARPISNIASLVKMAAITPATAGKVMEALQMLGLVRELTGQKRNRVFAYTAYIDLLNQDP; encoded by the coding sequence ATGAAGCGAGGCAGCACAGGACGCACAGTGCCAACGATCGCTGGCGGCGTTGCCTGCCAGGCCTTTGTGCCCCATCCACTTCCGCCGTCTCCGGGCCTTTTGATCGACTCGGGGCTGCAAGCGCGCTTGGAGGAAGCGAACCTGGCGCTGGGTCGGCTGGATGCGGTGAGCACTCTTCTTCCCGATGCGCGATTGTTTCTGTACAGCTATGTGCGCGTGGAAGCGGTGATGTCCTCGCGAATCGAAGGGACGCAGTCGTCACTTTCTGACTTGATGCTCTACGAGATGGAGTCCGTCCCCGGCGTGCCCATCGACGATGTGCAGGAAGTTTCGTGCTACGTGAAGGCCCTGGAGCTGGGGATGCAAAGGTTGCGCGAGGGCATGCCCCTGAGCCGTCGCCTGATCTGTCAGATGCACGCCGCCCTGATGACATCGGGCAGAGGGGAAAATCGCCAACCCGGCGAATTCCGTCAGAGCCAGGTTTGGCTGGGAGGACACCGCCCCGACGAGGCCGTGTTCGTGCCACCTCCGGCCGCACTGGTTCCGGAGGCGTTTGCCGCGATGGAGCGATTCCTGAACGACGCGGACGGCCCGACGGCGCCGCTTCTGAAGGCCGCGCTGGCCCATGTGCAGTTCGAGACCATTCATCCCTTCCTGGACGGGAACGGGCGACTGGGCCGCTTGCTGATCGGATTGATCCTCGCCGAGGCGGGAGTCCTGCGCGAGCCGTTGCTGTACGTGTCGGTGTTCCTCAAGCGGCACCGGCGCACCTACTACGAACTTCTCCAGGACGTGCGTACCACGGGCGATTGGGAGAGGTGGATCGGATTCTTCGCGGATGCGGTCTCCCAGACCGCGACCCAGGCGGTGGGAACGGCTCAAAAACTGTCTGAACTCCATCGCTCCGACAAGGAACGCCTGGCCCCCTTGGGGCGCATCGCGGGGTCGGCGGCCAAGGTGCTGGATGCGTTGGCCGCCCGACCCATCTCGAACATCGCCTCGCTCGTGAAGATGGCCGCAATCACGCCCGCCACGGCCGGCAAGGTGATGGAGGCGCTCCAAATGCTCGGGCTGGTCCGCGAACTCACCGGCCAAAAGCGAAACCGCGTGTTCGCCTATACGGCCTATATCGATCTTCTGAACCAGGATCCCTGA
- a CDS encoding ATP-binding protein encodes MPRTDLIIDLVKSASRGDQRGLKATVESIAAEERSKNHGIMADRLVQAMRSGFNEAARTPSVWDKAQRVPDPDLFFEIIPERKLEDLFLPESVRKVTDELVEEHMRRDLLRSHGLEPRHKILLAGAPGNGKTTYAEALAERLMVPLYVVRYENLITSYLGETSGKLQELFDQVRSHHCVLFFDEFDVLGKERGDSHETGEIKRVVSTLLLQIDRLPSQIVTITATNHPELLDRAVWRRFDLRLELPTPTAAQRGEFIKAFFERRGHKAPKTSAAFLQKIGAVSYAELEQFCLDILRKYILGFEQKPLDTLAQEALASWQEKFTLSPVMTFPVFSE; translated from the coding sequence ATGCCTCGGACCGACCTGATCATCGACTTGGTGAAATCCGCCTCCCGGGGTGACCAGCGGGGTTTGAAGGCTACGGTGGAATCGATCGCCGCCGAAGAGCGTTCCAAGAACCACGGCATCATGGCCGATCGATTGGTTCAGGCGATGCGGTCAGGCTTCAACGAAGCGGCACGGACCCCTTCGGTCTGGGACAAGGCGCAGCGCGTTCCCGACCCTGACCTGTTCTTCGAGATCATTCCCGAGCGCAAGCTCGAAGACCTGTTTTTGCCCGAGTCGGTCCGCAAAGTCACCGATGAACTCGTGGAAGAACACATGCGGCGCGACCTCTTGCGTTCGCATGGATTGGAGCCCCGCCACAAAATCCTTTTGGCCGGCGCTCCCGGAAACGGCAAGACCACCTACGCCGAGGCCTTGGCCGAGAGGCTGATGGTCCCGCTCTATGTGGTTCGCTACGAAAACCTGATCACCAGCTACCTGGGCGAAACTTCAGGCAAGTTGCAGGAGCTGTTCGACCAAGTGCGCTCGCACCACTGCGTTCTGTTCTTCGATGAGTTCGATGTGCTGGGCAAGGAGCGCGGCGACAGCCACGAGACCGGCGAGATCAAGCGCGTGGTCAGCACTTTGCTTTTGCAGATCGATCGGCTTCCCAGTCAAATTGTGACCATCACCGCCACCAACCACCCGGAACTGTTGGATCGGGCCGTTTGGCGGCGATTCGACTTGCGTCTGGAGCTTCCCACTCCAACGGCGGCGCAACGCGGTGAATTCATCAAGGCGTTCTTCGAACGCCGCGGGCACAAGGCTCCCAAGACCAGCGCCGCCTTCCTCCAGAAGATCGGTGCGGTGAGCTACGCGGAACTGGAACAGTTCTGTCTGGACATCCTGCGCAAGTACATCCTTGGCTTCGAACAGAAGCCCCTCGACACCCTGGCGCAGGAAGCGCTGGCGAGCTGGCAGGAGAAGTTCACCCTCTCACCAGTAATGACATTTCCTGTCTTTTCCGAGTAA
- a CDS encoding HEPN domain-containing protein, whose amino-acid sequence MADYPKAAEKNLADAAVLLEKGRWDGAAYHAGFVVECTLNALLVANGGSTSLGHKLSQLETYITSSAKGPRARRLSPTQSQILGNARIQRWNPTGIRYEAEFVHDAIVAKTWYQAAKQFYHSVKP is encoded by the coding sequence ATGGCAGACTACCCCAAAGCTGCAGAAAAGAATCTTGCCGACGCAGCAGTGCTCCTTGAGAAAGGACGCTGGGATGGCGCCGCCTATCACGCTGGCTTCGTGGTGGAGTGCACTCTGAATGCGCTTCTCGTGGCCAATGGCGGGAGCACAAGCTTGGGACATAAGCTCTCTCAACTTGAGACCTACATCACCAGCTCCGCCAAGGGGCCACGTGCGAGGCGACTCTCACCGACCCAGTCGCAGATTTTGGGCAACGCCAGAATCCAGCGCTGGAATCCGACAGGAATTCGCTACGAGGCTGAATTTGTTCATGACGCGATTGTGGCCAAAACGTGGTATCAGGCTGCAAAACAGTTCTACCATAGCGTGAAGCCATGA
- a CDS encoding DUF3800 domain-containing protein, producing MNAPVCQADPTEYAIYCDESCHLEHDGIQAMALGAIWVEQAQVKQLHVEFRSILARHGVPETMEIKWTKLSPRMAKLYLELVDWFFDSPHLHFRGLVVPDKSKLRHDAFGQDHDKWYYKMFFYLLRAVLTRENRFRVYLDYKDTVGARKVEELHKVLSNDKYDFEKSIVRSIHLARSHQVGLLQMVDLLIGALTYNTRGLTSSKAKQAVVQRIRERSGLTLAKTTLPSERKFNLFFWFGRDA from the coding sequence ATGAACGCACCTGTCTGTCAAGCAGACCCCACCGAGTACGCGATCTATTGTGACGAAAGTTGTCATCTCGAGCACGATGGCATCCAGGCGATGGCCCTTGGTGCGATCTGGGTGGAACAAGCTCAGGTGAAGCAGCTCCATGTGGAATTTCGCTCCATCCTGGCACGACATGGCGTTCCTGAAACGATGGAAATCAAGTGGACCAAGTTGTCGCCTCGGATGGCAAAGCTGTATCTGGAGCTGGTCGATTGGTTCTTCGATTCCCCTCATTTGCATTTCCGAGGGTTGGTTGTTCCCGACAAGTCCAAACTGCGACACGATGCGTTCGGGCAGGACCACGACAAGTGGTACTACAAGATGTTCTTCTATCTGCTACGGGCTGTTCTGACCCGGGAGAATCGATTCCGGGTTTATCTCGACTACAAGGACACGGTAGGGGCGCGCAAGGTGGAGGAGCTCCATAAAGTCCTCTCCAACGACAAGTACGACTTCGAAAAGAGCATCGTACGTTCCATCCACTTGGCTCGTTCCCATCAGGTGGGGCTGTTGCAGATGGTGGATTTGCTGATCGGCGCCCTGACCTATAACACGCGTGGTTTGACATCCAGCAAGGCGAAGCAGGCGGTGGTGCAGCGCATCCGCGAGCGCAGTGGATTGACCCTGGCCAAAACCACCTTGCCCAGCGAGAGGAAATTCAACCTGTTCTTCTGGTTCGGTCGGGATGCCTGA
- a CDS encoding restriction endonuclease subunit S: protein MSEDLPESWVETTLGTVVEYGKTHKAEPEQISDDTWVLELEDIERDTSNILQRKTFRDRNSRSTKNSFKKNDVLYGKLRPYLNKVVIADIDGVCSTEIVPLSGGTNLNNRFLWYWLKSPIFLDYVSRVGRGVNMPRLSTEDGQNAPLVLSPATEQRRIVAKLDALQSRTRIAREALDAVAPLLKSFRQSVLQAAVTGALTEEWRSKQRKLPEWEVINLGEVVEDIRYGTSAKCHYQPVATPVLRIPNVGEGAVKLGDIKYGTFDASEVEKLALAVGDILVIRSNGSADLVGKPALISDREAGYLFAGYLIRLRFLKEKITPEFALLALRSPQTRDWIESETKSSSGVNNISAEKLRNIPLSLPPLAEQIEIVRRVQHLFAMADAMEVEFAAAQRSVDQLDQSLLATAFRGELVPQDPSDEPASVLLERIRAARAAVPDSKDKRGRKASSGFDSSVLMAAESVAPKKRGRPGKVSS from the coding sequence GTGAGCGAGGATCTTCCAGAGTCGTGGGTAGAAACAACCCTTGGGACAGTGGTCGAGTACGGAAAAACACATAAAGCGGAGCCTGAACAGATATCTGATGATACCTGGGTCTTGGAGCTTGAAGATATCGAACGTGACACATCGAATATTCTTCAGAGAAAAACATTCCGTGATCGCAATTCTCGAAGCACGAAGAATTCTTTCAAAAAAAATGATGTTCTCTATGGAAAGCTGCGTCCTTACCTCAACAAGGTGGTGATTGCCGATATTGATGGTGTTTGTTCGACAGAAATTGTTCCGCTTTCTGGGGGCACAAACCTCAATAATCGCTTTTTGTGGTACTGGCTGAAGAGTCCGATTTTTCTTGATTACGTTAGCCGCGTTGGCCGTGGCGTAAACATGCCTCGCTTGAGTACGGAGGATGGCCAGAACGCTCCTCTAGTTTTGTCGCCAGCAACGGAACAGCGTCGTATTGTCGCCAAGCTCGATGCGCTCCAGTCGCGCACCCGCATCGCCCGGGAAGCGTTGGACGCGGTCGCGCCGCTCCTGAAGAGCTTTCGCCAATCGGTCCTGCAAGCAGCCGTCACCGGCGCGCTGACGGAGGAGTGGCGAAGCAAGCAGCGAAAGTTGCCGGAATGGGAAGTAATCAACCTCGGAGAGGTTGTCGAAGACATAAGGTACGGGACTTCAGCGAAGTGTCATTATCAGCCGGTCGCTACCCCTGTATTGCGGATCCCAAACGTCGGCGAAGGTGCTGTAAAGCTTGGTGATATCAAGTACGGCACATTCGATGCAAGTGAAGTGGAAAAGTTGGCGCTTGCCGTCGGTGACATTCTGGTGATCCGTTCAAACGGGAGCGCAGATCTTGTCGGTAAGCCTGCATTGATCTCAGACCGTGAGGCCGGGTATTTATTCGCTGGATATTTGATTCGGTTACGTTTCTTGAAAGAGAAGATTACTCCTGAATTTGCCCTCCTAGCTCTTCGTTCACCGCAAACTCGAGATTGGATCGAGAGCGAAACGAAGTCTTCCAGTGGCGTTAACAACATCAGTGCGGAAAAGCTCCGGAATATTCCTCTGAGTCTCCCTCCCCTCGCCGAGCAGATAGAAATTGTCCGGCGTGTTCAGCATCTGTTCGCGATGGCTGATGCGATGGAGGTCGAGTTTGCGGCGGCGCAGCGGTCGGTCGATCAGCTCGACCAGTCCTTGCTGGCCACCGCGTTTCGCGGTGAACTGGTCCCGCAGGATCCATCCGACGAACCAGCGAGCGTGTTGCTGGAACGCATCCGTGCGGCGAGGGCGGCGGTGCCTGATTCGAAGGACAAACGAGGGCGGAAGGCTTCCTCGGGATTCGATTCCAGCGTGTTGATGGCTGCCGAATCGGTTGCGCCCAAGAAGCGCGGAAGGCCTGGGAAGGTGTCCTCGTGA